The Sebastes umbrosus isolate fSebUmb1 chromosome 19, fSebUmb1.pri, whole genome shotgun sequence genome has a segment encoding these proteins:
- the rapgef1b gene encoding rap guanine nucleotide exchange factor 1b isoform X8, producing the protein MSGKIESKQDSQRSHLSSFTMKLMDKFHSPKIKRTPSKKGKQLQPEPAAKSTEKPANKKVSRLEEHEKEVVSALRYFKTIVDKMVVEKKVLEMLPGSASKVLEAILPLVQVEARIQHSSALSSCHNRVYQSLANLIRWADQVMLDGIDLEDKENVASVTSVIKAVLDGVKELVKLTIEKQEQPSPTSPNKPAPPATTAESVSSEMPLIDREQEVSNKTAPAATPAEAASDIPDEDVAPPKPPLPEAKMAELSPPPALPPKKRQSAPSPTRVAVVAPMSRGSSLPCSVHRQQDYEQEFLQRRFSGGSQSYGGDSPRLSPCSSMGKLSKSDEQLSSMEQDSGQCSRNTSCETLDNTENYDPDYDFLHQDLSVGENLPPILVGGCLSPLPESHSESSSPVPGQHPTHPRFSAPPAQQPEYWTPQPNQTNPLHSHRVSAPPALPQKKRRSTQPFPDGGSRVLYERYPSQYDNLSEEELHPTPPFPLFTPISPMPQTNGGQFVAQYIASDNADVPSSPPPLPEKKSRHILQYMQFVEDYSEPQPSVFYQMPQSERIYEQRNKHFQEVYGFNDSFSSTDSVHEPLLPPALPPKQRQLASHSSSPSSSSSSSLSCHLQPSVAAMEEAGSGLGLTMSVSNSYLIGQASLTTPTSLDQVALTNATILDGSGGGPNGSLAGSMGSVAVCLPSESSLTDSLHTSASESANDEGGEGEYVNLYSSSQANGELPLSLRETITADDVLQDPAPQMPSTNSKEALDKERRQKSTESAGSDEEDVDELSLIDHKEIMSRITLKQESDDGPDVRAGSGDILLVHATETDRKDLVLYCEAFLTTYRTFITPEDLIKKLHYRYTSFCHSPDTFKKRVSKNTFFVLVRVVDELCLVELTEDILKQLMDLVFTLVCNGELSLARVLRKNILDKVEQRKLLRYTNSLKPLAARGVSARPGTLHDFRSHEIADQLTLLDAELFYKIEIPEVLLWAKEQNEEKSPNLTQFTEHFNNMSYWVRSLIIQQEKAQDREKLLLKFIKIMKHLRKLNNFNSYLAILSALDSAPIRRLEWQKQTSEGLEEYCTLIDSSSSFRAYRAALSEVEPPCIPYLGLILQDLTFVHLGNPDLIDGKVNFSKRWQQFNILDSMRRFQQVHYELKRNEDIVCFFNDFSDHLAEEALWELSLKIKPRNITRRKTEREEKT; encoded by the exons ACTCGCAACGGTCCCATCTGTCCTCTTTCACCATGAAACTGATGGACAAGTTCCACTCTCCCAAGATCAAGAGGACTCCATCCAAGAAGGGCAAGCAATTGCAGCCCGAGCCAGCAGCCAAGAGTACTGAGAAACCTGCaaacaag aAGGTTAGTCGGCTGGAGGAGCACGAGAAGGAGGTGGTCAGTGCCCTGCGCTACTTCAAGACAATCGTGGACAAAATGGTCGTGGAGAAGAAGGTACTGGAGATGCTTCCAGGCTCGGCCAGCAAGGTGCTTGAAGCCATCCTGCCTCTGGTTCAGGTGGAGGCCCGGATACAGCACAG TTCGGCGCTGTCTTCCTGCCACAACCGTGTCTACCAGAGTCTGGCCAACCTTATCCGTTGGGCGGATCAGGTGATGCTGGATGGCATCGACTTGGAGGACAAGGAAAATGTGGCGTCGGTCACCAGCGTCATCAAAGCAGTGCTGGATGGAGTAAAG GAGCTGGTGAAGCTGACCATAGAGAAACAGGAGCAGCCGTCACCCACCTCCCCTAACAAACCAGCACCACCTGCTACCACAGCGGAGAG CGTGTCATCAGAGATGCCCTTGATAGATCGGGAGCAGGAGGTCTCGAATAAGACGGCTCCGGCAGCGACTCCCGCAGAAGCTGCCTCCGACATACCAGATGAGGACGTGGCCCCTCCCAAACCCCCCCTTCCTGAAGCCAAAATGGCAGAGCTCAG CCCTCCTCCAGCTCTTCCCCCTAAGAAGCGTCAGTCGGCCCCGTCGCCTACACGGGTTGCAGTGGTCGCCCCAATGAGCCGCGGCTCCAGCCTGCCCTGCAGCGTCCACAGACAG caggacTACGAGCAGGAGTTCCTTCAGAGGCGTTTCTCTGGGGGGAGCCAATCCTACGGGGGCGACTCTCCACGCCTGTCGCCGTGCAGCAGCATGGGGAAACTCAGCAAGTCCGATGAACAGCTCTCTTCCATGGAGCAGGACAGTGGTCAGTGTTCCCGTAACACCAGCTGTGAGACGCTTG acaacacagagaattACGACCCGGATTATGACTTCCTCCACCAGGACTTGTCAGTTGGGGAGAACTTGCCCCCGATACTGGTCGGAGGGTGCCTGAGCCCCCTGCCTGAGTCTCACAGCGAGTCCTCGTCCCCGGTCCCCGGACAGCATCCGACACATCCTCGCTTCAGCGCTCCTCCAGCACAGCAGCCAGAATACTGGACCCCACAGCCCAATCAAACCAATCCTTTACATTCCCACCGTGTCAGCGCGCCCCCCGCCCTTCCGCAGAAGAAGCGACGCAGCACCCAGCCCTTCCCCGACGGAGGGTCGCGGGTGCTTTACGAGCGCTACCCCTCCCAGTACGACAACCTGTCAGAAGAGGAGCTGCACCCTACGCCACCATTCCCCCTTTTCACGCCCATCTCGCCCATGCCCCAGACAAATGGGGGGCAGTTTGTCGCCCAGTACATAGCAAGCGATAACGCAGATGTCCCCTCCAGCCCACCGCCGTTGccagaaaagaaaagcagacaCA tcctccagtACATGCAGTTTGTGGAAGACTACTCCGAGCCGCAGCCCTCCGTGTTCTACCAGATGCCACAGAGCGAGCGCATCTACGAGCAGCGCAACAAGCACTTCCAGGAGGTCTACGGCTTCAACGACTCCTTCAGCAGCACCGACTCCGTCCACGAGCCGCTGCTGCCTCCAGCATTGCCCCCGAAACAAAGGCAACTG GCCTCCcactcttcctccccctcttcctcctcctcctcttctctctcctgccACCTCCAGCCGTCTGTAGCGGCCATGGAGGAGGCAGGCTCTGGGCTGGGCCTCACCATGTCCGTTTCTAACTCCTACCTGATTGGCCAAGCTTCTTTGACCACACCCACG AGCTTGGACCAGGTTGCCTTGACCAATGCCACCATTCTGGATGGTAGCGGGGGCGGGCCCAACGGTTCCCTGGCTGGCTCAATGGGCTCTGTGGCTGTCTGTCTTCCTTCTGAGTCTTCTCTCACTGACTCTCTCCACACCTCAGCG AGCGAGAGCGCAAATGACGAGGGTGGGGAGGGGGAGTACGTCAACTTGTACTCATCCAGCCAGGCCAATGGGGAGCTGCCTCTCTCCCTCAGA GAAACAATCACAGCTGACGATGTACTACAGGACCCCGCCCCTCAGATGCCATCCACCAACAGCAAAGAGGCTCTGGACAAGGAAAG GAGGCAGAAGTCGACAGAGTCGGCTGGGAGCGATGAGGAAGACGTGGACGAGCTCTCCCTCATCGACCACAAGGAGATTATGAGCAGGATAACACTAAAACAAGAG agtGACGACGGCCCTGACGTTCGTGCTGGATCGGGAGATATTCTATTAGTCCACGCTACAGAAACAGACCGCAAAG ATCTTGTTTTGTACTGTGAAGCCTTTCTGACTACGTATAGGACGTTTATAACCCCCGAGGACCTCATTAAGAAGCTACACTACAG ATACACCAGTTTCTGCCACAGTCCGGACACCTTCAAGAAGCGAGTCAGCAAGAACACGTTCTTTGTGCTGGTTCGTGTGGTGGATGAGCTGTG cttGGTGGAGCTGACGGAGGACATCTTGAAACAGCTGATGGACCTGGTGTTCACGCTGGTGTGCAACGGCGAGCTCAGCCTCGCCCGTGTGCTCCGTAAGAACATCCTGGATAAGGTGGAGCAGAGGAAGCTGCTGCGTTACACTAACTCCCTCAAGCCGCTCGCTGCCCGAGGGGTCTCTGCAAG GCCCGGAACTCTCCACGACTTCCGCAGTCATGAGATCGCTGATCAGCTCACGCTTCTTGATGCTGAGCTCTTCTATAAGATTGAG ATTCCCGAGGTGCTGCTCTGGGCCAAGGAGCAGAATGAGGAGAAGAGTCCCAACCTGACTCAGTTCACAGAGCACTTTAACAACATGAGCTATTG GGTCCGCTCTTTGATTATTCAGCAGGAGAAAGCCCAAGACAGAGAGAAGCTGCTTCTCAAGTTCATCAAGATAATGAAG CACTTAAGAAAGTTGAATAATTTCAACTCCTACCTGGCAATACTGTCCGCCCTGGACTCGGCGCCCATCAGGAGATTAGAGTGGCAGAAACAGACCTCAGAG GGATTGGAGGAATATTGCACGTTGATTGacagctcctcctccttcagagCATACAGAGCTGCTCTGTCTGAGGTGGAGCCTCCATGCATCCCGTACCT GGGTCTCATACTACAGGACTTGACCTTCGTCCACCTGGGGAACCCTGACCTCATTGACGGGAAGGTCAATTTCTCCAAACGCTGGCAGCAGTTCAACATCCTGGACAGCATGCGGCGCTTCCAGCAAGT GCAttatgagctgaagcgcaaCGAAGACATCGTCTGCTTCTTCAACGACTTCAGCGACCACCTGGCGGAGGAGGCCCTGTGGGAGCTGTCGCTGAAGATCAAGCCCAGGAACATCACCAGGCGCAAGACTGAACGCGAGGAGAAGACCTAG
- the rapgef1b gene encoding rap guanine nucleotide exchange factor 1b isoform X2, translating into MSGKIESKQDSQRSHLSSFTMKLMDKFHSPKIKRTPSKKGKQLQPEPAAKSTEKPANKKVSRLEEHEKEVVSALRYFKTIVDKMVVEKKVLEMLPGSASKVLEAILPLVQVEARIQHSSALSSCHNRVYQSLANLIRWADQVMLDGIDLEDKENVASVTSVIKAVLDGVKELVKLTIEKQEQPSPTSPNKPAPPATTAESSVSSEMPLIDREQEVSNKTAPAATPAEAASDIPDEDVAPPKPPLPEAKMAELRAQLSADAGQRRPSQKENPPPALPPKKRQSAPSPTRVAVVAPMSRGSSLPCSVHRQQQDYEQEFLQRRFSGGSQSYGGDSPRLSPCSSMGKLSKSDEQLSSMEQDSGQCSRNTSCETLDNTENYDPDYDFLHQDLSVGENLPPILVGGCLSPLPESHSESSSPVPGQHPTHPRFSAPPAQQPEYWTPQPNQTNPLHSHRVSAPPALPQKKRRSTQPFPDGGSRVLYERYPSQYDNLSEEELHPTPPFPLFTPISPMPQTNGGQFVAQYIASDNADVPSSPPPLPEKKSRHILQYMQFVEDYSEPQPSVFYQMPQSERIYEQRNKHFQEVYGFNDSFSSTDSVHEPLLPPALPPKQRQLASHSSSPSSSSSSSLSCHLQPSVAAMEEAGSGLGLTMSVSNSYLIGQASLTTPTSLDQVALTNATILDGSGGGPNGSLAGSMGSVAVCLPSESSLTDSLHTSASESANDEGGEGEYVNLYSSSQANGELPLSLRETITADDVLQDPAPQMPSTNSKEALDKERRQKSTESAGSDEEDVDELSLIDHKEIMSRITLKQESDDGPDVRAGSGDILLVHATETDRKDLVLYCEAFLTTYRTFITPEDLIKKLHYRYTSFCHSPDTFKKRVSKNTFFVLVRVVDELCLVELTEDILKQLMDLVFTLVCNGELSLARVLRKNILDKVEQRKLLRYTNSLKPLAARGVSARPGTLHDFRSHEIADQLTLLDAELFYKIEIPEVLLWAKEQNEEKSPNLTQFTEHFNNMSYWVRSLIIQQEKAQDREKLLLKFIKIMKHLRKLNNFNSYLAILSALDSAPIRRLEWQKQTSEGLEEYCTLIDSSSSFRAYRAALSEVEPPCIPYLGLILQDLTFVHLGNPDLIDGKVNFSKRWQQFNILDSMRRFQQVHYELKRNEDIVCFFNDFSDHLAEEALWELSLKIKPRNITRRKTEREEKT; encoded by the exons ACTCGCAACGGTCCCATCTGTCCTCTTTCACCATGAAACTGATGGACAAGTTCCACTCTCCCAAGATCAAGAGGACTCCATCCAAGAAGGGCAAGCAATTGCAGCCCGAGCCAGCAGCCAAGAGTACTGAGAAACCTGCaaacaag aAGGTTAGTCGGCTGGAGGAGCACGAGAAGGAGGTGGTCAGTGCCCTGCGCTACTTCAAGACAATCGTGGACAAAATGGTCGTGGAGAAGAAGGTACTGGAGATGCTTCCAGGCTCGGCCAGCAAGGTGCTTGAAGCCATCCTGCCTCTGGTTCAGGTGGAGGCCCGGATACAGCACAG TTCGGCGCTGTCTTCCTGCCACAACCGTGTCTACCAGAGTCTGGCCAACCTTATCCGTTGGGCGGATCAGGTGATGCTGGATGGCATCGACTTGGAGGACAAGGAAAATGTGGCGTCGGTCACCAGCGTCATCAAAGCAGTGCTGGATGGAGTAAAG GAGCTGGTGAAGCTGACCATAGAGAAACAGGAGCAGCCGTCACCCACCTCCCCTAACAAACCAGCACCACCTGCTACCACAGCGGAGAG CAGCGTGTCATCAGAGATGCCCTTGATAGATCGGGAGCAGGAGGTCTCGAATAAGACGGCTCCGGCAGCGACTCCCGCAGAAGCTGCCTCCGACATACCAGATGAGGACGTGGCCCCTCCCAAACCCCCCCTTCCTGAAGCCAAAATGGCAGAGCTCAG AGCACAGTTGAGTGCTGACGCTGGCCAAAGGAGACCCTCTCAGAAGGAGAA CCCTCCTCCAGCTCTTCCCCCTAAGAAGCGTCAGTCGGCCCCGTCGCCTACACGGGTTGCAGTGGTCGCCCCAATGAGCCGCGGCTCCAGCCTGCCCTGCAGCGTCCACAGACAG cagcaggacTACGAGCAGGAGTTCCTTCAGAGGCGTTTCTCTGGGGGGAGCCAATCCTACGGGGGCGACTCTCCACGCCTGTCGCCGTGCAGCAGCATGGGGAAACTCAGCAAGTCCGATGAACAGCTCTCTTCCATGGAGCAGGACAGTGGTCAGTGTTCCCGTAACACCAGCTGTGAGACGCTTG acaacacagagaattACGACCCGGATTATGACTTCCTCCACCAGGACTTGTCAGTTGGGGAGAACTTGCCCCCGATACTGGTCGGAGGGTGCCTGAGCCCCCTGCCTGAGTCTCACAGCGAGTCCTCGTCCCCGGTCCCCGGACAGCATCCGACACATCCTCGCTTCAGCGCTCCTCCAGCACAGCAGCCAGAATACTGGACCCCACAGCCCAATCAAACCAATCCTTTACATTCCCACCGTGTCAGCGCGCCCCCCGCCCTTCCGCAGAAGAAGCGACGCAGCACCCAGCCCTTCCCCGACGGAGGGTCGCGGGTGCTTTACGAGCGCTACCCCTCCCAGTACGACAACCTGTCAGAAGAGGAGCTGCACCCTACGCCACCATTCCCCCTTTTCACGCCCATCTCGCCCATGCCCCAGACAAATGGGGGGCAGTTTGTCGCCCAGTACATAGCAAGCGATAACGCAGATGTCCCCTCCAGCCCACCGCCGTTGccagaaaagaaaagcagacaCA tcctccagtACATGCAGTTTGTGGAAGACTACTCCGAGCCGCAGCCCTCCGTGTTCTACCAGATGCCACAGAGCGAGCGCATCTACGAGCAGCGCAACAAGCACTTCCAGGAGGTCTACGGCTTCAACGACTCCTTCAGCAGCACCGACTCCGTCCACGAGCCGCTGCTGCCTCCAGCATTGCCCCCGAAACAAAGGCAACTG GCCTCCcactcttcctccccctcttcctcctcctcctcttctctctcctgccACCTCCAGCCGTCTGTAGCGGCCATGGAGGAGGCAGGCTCTGGGCTGGGCCTCACCATGTCCGTTTCTAACTCCTACCTGATTGGCCAAGCTTCTTTGACCACACCCACG AGCTTGGACCAGGTTGCCTTGACCAATGCCACCATTCTGGATGGTAGCGGGGGCGGGCCCAACGGTTCCCTGGCTGGCTCAATGGGCTCTGTGGCTGTCTGTCTTCCTTCTGAGTCTTCTCTCACTGACTCTCTCCACACCTCAGCG AGCGAGAGCGCAAATGACGAGGGTGGGGAGGGGGAGTACGTCAACTTGTACTCATCCAGCCAGGCCAATGGGGAGCTGCCTCTCTCCCTCAGA GAAACAATCACAGCTGACGATGTACTACAGGACCCCGCCCCTCAGATGCCATCCACCAACAGCAAAGAGGCTCTGGACAAGGAAAG GAGGCAGAAGTCGACAGAGTCGGCTGGGAGCGATGAGGAAGACGTGGACGAGCTCTCCCTCATCGACCACAAGGAGATTATGAGCAGGATAACACTAAAACAAGAG agtGACGACGGCCCTGACGTTCGTGCTGGATCGGGAGATATTCTATTAGTCCACGCTACAGAAACAGACCGCAAAG ATCTTGTTTTGTACTGTGAAGCCTTTCTGACTACGTATAGGACGTTTATAACCCCCGAGGACCTCATTAAGAAGCTACACTACAGATAT ACCAGTTTCTGCCACAGTCCGGACACCTTCAAGAAGCGAGTCAGCAAGAACACGTTCTTTGTGCTGGTTCGTGTGGTGGATGAGCTGTG cttGGTGGAGCTGACGGAGGACATCTTGAAACAGCTGATGGACCTGGTGTTCACGCTGGTGTGCAACGGCGAGCTCAGCCTCGCCCGTGTGCTCCGTAAGAACATCCTGGATAAGGTGGAGCAGAGGAAGCTGCTGCGTTACACTAACTCCCTCAAGCCGCTCGCTGCCCGAGGGGTCTCTGCAAG GCCCGGAACTCTCCACGACTTCCGCAGTCATGAGATCGCTGATCAGCTCACGCTTCTTGATGCTGAGCTCTTCTATAAGATTGAG ATTCCCGAGGTGCTGCTCTGGGCCAAGGAGCAGAATGAGGAGAAGAGTCCCAACCTGACTCAGTTCACAGAGCACTTTAACAACATGAGCTATTG GGTCCGCTCTTTGATTATTCAGCAGGAGAAAGCCCAAGACAGAGAGAAGCTGCTTCTCAAGTTCATCAAGATAATGAAG CACTTAAGAAAGTTGAATAATTTCAACTCCTACCTGGCAATACTGTCCGCCCTGGACTCGGCGCCCATCAGGAGATTAGAGTGGCAGAAACAGACCTCAGAG GGATTGGAGGAATATTGCACGTTGATTGacagctcctcctccttcagagCATACAGAGCTGCTCTGTCTGAGGTGGAGCCTCCATGCATCCCGTACCT GGGTCTCATACTACAGGACTTGACCTTCGTCCACCTGGGGAACCCTGACCTCATTGACGGGAAGGTCAATTTCTCCAAACGCTGGCAGCAGTTCAACATCCTGGACAGCATGCGGCGCTTCCAGCAAGT GCAttatgagctgaagcgcaaCGAAGACATCGTCTGCTTCTTCAACGACTTCAGCGACCACCTGGCGGAGGAGGCCCTGTGGGAGCTGTCGCTGAAGATCAAGCCCAGGAACATCACCAGGCGCAAGACTGAACGCGAGGAGAAGACCTAG
- the rapgef1b gene encoding rap guanine nucleotide exchange factor 1b isoform X1 produces the protein MSGKIESKQDSQRSHLSSFTMKLMDKFHSPKIKRTPSKKGKQLQPEPAAKSTEKPANKKVSRLEEHEKEVVSALRYFKTIVDKMVVEKKVLEMLPGSASKVLEAILPLVQVEARIQHSSALSSCHNRVYQSLANLIRWADQVMLDGIDLEDKENVASVTSVIKAVLDGVKELVKLTIEKQEQPSPTSPNKPAPPATTAESSVSSEMPLIDREQEVSNKTAPAATPAEAASDIPDEDVAPPKPPLPEAKMAELRAQLSADAGQRRPSQKENPPPALPPKKRQSAPSPTRVAVVAPMSRGSSLPCSVHRQQQDYEQEFLQRRFSGGSQSYGGDSPRLSPCSSMGKLSKSDEQLSSMEQDSGQCSRNTSCETLDNTENYDPDYDFLHQDLSVGENLPPILVGGCLSPLPESHSESSSPVPGQHPTHPRFSAPPAQQPEYWTPQPNQTNPLHSHRVSAPPALPQKKRRSTQPFPDGGSRVLYERYPSQYDNLSEEELHPTPPFPLFTPISPMPQTNGGQFVAQYIASDNADVPSSPPPLPEKKSRHILQYMQFVEDYSEPQPSVFYQMPQSERIYEQRNKHFQEVYGFNDSFSSTDSVHEPLLPPALPPKQRQLASHSSSPSSSSSSSLSCHLQPSVAAMEEAGSGLGLTMSVSNSYLIGQASLTTPTSLDQVALTNATILDGSGGGPNGSLAGSMGSVAVCLPSESSLTDSLHTSASESANDEGGEGEYVNLYSSSQANGELPLSLRETITADDVLQDPAPQMPSTNSKEALDKERRQKSTESAGSDEEDVDELSLIDHKEIMSRITLKQESDDGPDVRAGSGDILLVHATETDRKDLVLYCEAFLTTYRTFITPEDLIKKLHYRYTSFCHSPDTFKKRVSKNTFFVLVRVVDELCLVELTEDILKQLMDLVFTLVCNGELSLARVLRKNILDKVEQRKLLRYTNSLKPLAARGVSARPGTLHDFRSHEIADQLTLLDAELFYKIEIPEVLLWAKEQNEEKSPNLTQFTEHFNNMSYWVRSLIIQQEKAQDREKLLLKFIKIMKHLRKLNNFNSYLAILSALDSAPIRRLEWQKQTSEGLEEYCTLIDSSSSFRAYRAALSEVEPPCIPYLGLILQDLTFVHLGNPDLIDGKVNFSKRWQQFNILDSMRRFQQVHYELKRNEDIVCFFNDFSDHLAEEALWELSLKIKPRNITRRKTEREEKT, from the exons ACTCGCAACGGTCCCATCTGTCCTCTTTCACCATGAAACTGATGGACAAGTTCCACTCTCCCAAGATCAAGAGGACTCCATCCAAGAAGGGCAAGCAATTGCAGCCCGAGCCAGCAGCCAAGAGTACTGAGAAACCTGCaaacaag aAGGTTAGTCGGCTGGAGGAGCACGAGAAGGAGGTGGTCAGTGCCCTGCGCTACTTCAAGACAATCGTGGACAAAATGGTCGTGGAGAAGAAGGTACTGGAGATGCTTCCAGGCTCGGCCAGCAAGGTGCTTGAAGCCATCCTGCCTCTGGTTCAGGTGGAGGCCCGGATACAGCACAG TTCGGCGCTGTCTTCCTGCCACAACCGTGTCTACCAGAGTCTGGCCAACCTTATCCGTTGGGCGGATCAGGTGATGCTGGATGGCATCGACTTGGAGGACAAGGAAAATGTGGCGTCGGTCACCAGCGTCATCAAAGCAGTGCTGGATGGAGTAAAG GAGCTGGTGAAGCTGACCATAGAGAAACAGGAGCAGCCGTCACCCACCTCCCCTAACAAACCAGCACCACCTGCTACCACAGCGGAGAG CAGCGTGTCATCAGAGATGCCCTTGATAGATCGGGAGCAGGAGGTCTCGAATAAGACGGCTCCGGCAGCGACTCCCGCAGAAGCTGCCTCCGACATACCAGATGAGGACGTGGCCCCTCCCAAACCCCCCCTTCCTGAAGCCAAAATGGCAGAGCTCAG AGCACAGTTGAGTGCTGACGCTGGCCAAAGGAGACCCTCTCAGAAGGAGAA CCCTCCTCCAGCTCTTCCCCCTAAGAAGCGTCAGTCGGCCCCGTCGCCTACACGGGTTGCAGTGGTCGCCCCAATGAGCCGCGGCTCCAGCCTGCCCTGCAGCGTCCACAGACAG cagcaggacTACGAGCAGGAGTTCCTTCAGAGGCGTTTCTCTGGGGGGAGCCAATCCTACGGGGGCGACTCTCCACGCCTGTCGCCGTGCAGCAGCATGGGGAAACTCAGCAAGTCCGATGAACAGCTCTCTTCCATGGAGCAGGACAGTGGTCAGTGTTCCCGTAACACCAGCTGTGAGACGCTTG acaacacagagaattACGACCCGGATTATGACTTCCTCCACCAGGACTTGTCAGTTGGGGAGAACTTGCCCCCGATACTGGTCGGAGGGTGCCTGAGCCCCCTGCCTGAGTCTCACAGCGAGTCCTCGTCCCCGGTCCCCGGACAGCATCCGACACATCCTCGCTTCAGCGCTCCTCCAGCACAGCAGCCAGAATACTGGACCCCACAGCCCAATCAAACCAATCCTTTACATTCCCACCGTGTCAGCGCGCCCCCCGCCCTTCCGCAGAAGAAGCGACGCAGCACCCAGCCCTTCCCCGACGGAGGGTCGCGGGTGCTTTACGAGCGCTACCCCTCCCAGTACGACAACCTGTCAGAAGAGGAGCTGCACCCTACGCCACCATTCCCCCTTTTCACGCCCATCTCGCCCATGCCCCAGACAAATGGGGGGCAGTTTGTCGCCCAGTACATAGCAAGCGATAACGCAGATGTCCCCTCCAGCCCACCGCCGTTGccagaaaagaaaagcagacaCA tcctccagtACATGCAGTTTGTGGAAGACTACTCCGAGCCGCAGCCCTCCGTGTTCTACCAGATGCCACAGAGCGAGCGCATCTACGAGCAGCGCAACAAGCACTTCCAGGAGGTCTACGGCTTCAACGACTCCTTCAGCAGCACCGACTCCGTCCACGAGCCGCTGCTGCCTCCAGCATTGCCCCCGAAACAAAGGCAACTG GCCTCCcactcttcctccccctcttcctcctcctcctcttctctctcctgccACCTCCAGCCGTCTGTAGCGGCCATGGAGGAGGCAGGCTCTGGGCTGGGCCTCACCATGTCCGTTTCTAACTCCTACCTGATTGGCCAAGCTTCTTTGACCACACCCACG AGCTTGGACCAGGTTGCCTTGACCAATGCCACCATTCTGGATGGTAGCGGGGGCGGGCCCAACGGTTCCCTGGCTGGCTCAATGGGCTCTGTGGCTGTCTGTCTTCCTTCTGAGTCTTCTCTCACTGACTCTCTCCACACCTCAGCG AGCGAGAGCGCAAATGACGAGGGTGGGGAGGGGGAGTACGTCAACTTGTACTCATCCAGCCAGGCCAATGGGGAGCTGCCTCTCTCCCTCAGA GAAACAATCACAGCTGACGATGTACTACAGGACCCCGCCCCTCAGATGCCATCCACCAACAGCAAAGAGGCTCTGGACAAGGAAAG GAGGCAGAAGTCGACAGAGTCGGCTGGGAGCGATGAGGAAGACGTGGACGAGCTCTCCCTCATCGACCACAAGGAGATTATGAGCAGGATAACACTAAAACAAGAG agtGACGACGGCCCTGACGTTCGTGCTGGATCGGGAGATATTCTATTAGTCCACGCTACAGAAACAGACCGCAAAG ATCTTGTTTTGTACTGTGAAGCCTTTCTGACTACGTATAGGACGTTTATAACCCCCGAGGACCTCATTAAGAAGCTACACTACAG ATACACCAGTTTCTGCCACAGTCCGGACACCTTCAAGAAGCGAGTCAGCAAGAACACGTTCTTTGTGCTGGTTCGTGTGGTGGATGAGCTGTG cttGGTGGAGCTGACGGAGGACATCTTGAAACAGCTGATGGACCTGGTGTTCACGCTGGTGTGCAACGGCGAGCTCAGCCTCGCCCGTGTGCTCCGTAAGAACATCCTGGATAAGGTGGAGCAGAGGAAGCTGCTGCGTTACACTAACTCCCTCAAGCCGCTCGCTGCCCGAGGGGTCTCTGCAAG GCCCGGAACTCTCCACGACTTCCGCAGTCATGAGATCGCTGATCAGCTCACGCTTCTTGATGCTGAGCTCTTCTATAAGATTGAG ATTCCCGAGGTGCTGCTCTGGGCCAAGGAGCAGAATGAGGAGAAGAGTCCCAACCTGACTCAGTTCACAGAGCACTTTAACAACATGAGCTATTG GGTCCGCTCTTTGATTATTCAGCAGGAGAAAGCCCAAGACAGAGAGAAGCTGCTTCTCAAGTTCATCAAGATAATGAAG CACTTAAGAAAGTTGAATAATTTCAACTCCTACCTGGCAATACTGTCCGCCCTGGACTCGGCGCCCATCAGGAGATTAGAGTGGCAGAAACAGACCTCAGAG GGATTGGAGGAATATTGCACGTTGATTGacagctcctcctccttcagagCATACAGAGCTGCTCTGTCTGAGGTGGAGCCTCCATGCATCCCGTACCT GGGTCTCATACTACAGGACTTGACCTTCGTCCACCTGGGGAACCCTGACCTCATTGACGGGAAGGTCAATTTCTCCAAACGCTGGCAGCAGTTCAACATCCTGGACAGCATGCGGCGCTTCCAGCAAGT GCAttatgagctgaagcgcaaCGAAGACATCGTCTGCTTCTTCAACGACTTCAGCGACCACCTGGCGGAGGAGGCCCTGTGGGAGCTGTCGCTGAAGATCAAGCCCAGGAACATCACCAGGCGCAAGACTGAACGCGAGGAGAAGACCTAG